A genome region from Euphorbia lathyris chromosome 4, ddEupLath1.1, whole genome shotgun sequence includes the following:
- the LOC136226044 gene encoding uncharacterized protein, which produces MTENPSILHYMEDFVLAGVGGAGRALAFGGKSRGAHNIIFYIDLGEAQSLENLNQFKPEKGAFFANATPLETSLLHLQQSQSQLPSFDFAISTKKSPSVIIGTWYCPSVFIRENARLREQMRRSILYKMTLEQQWEEIYTWKLKHGQF; this is translated from the exons ATGACAGAGAATCCTTCAATTCTCCACTATATGGAAGACTTTGTGCTGGCTGGCGTGGGAGGAGCAGGAAGAGCACTTGCATTTGGTGGGAAAAGTAGAGGAGCCCACAATATCATTTTTTACATTGATTTAG GTGAAGCTCAGTCTTTGGAGAATCTCAATCAATTCAAACCAGAGAAAGGAGCTTTCTTTGCAAATGCAACACCATTAG AAACCAGCCTTCTGCACTTGCAGCAGAGCCAATCTCAACTACCTAGTTTTGACTTCGCAATCTCTACCAAGAAATCACCTTCAGTTATTATAGGAACATGGTATTGCCCTTCTGTGTTTATAAGAGAAAATGCAAGGCTTAGGGAGCAAATGAGACGGTCAATATTATACAAAATGACACTTGAGCAACAATGGGAAGAAATTTACACATG GAAACTAAAGCATGGACAATTCTAA